The window TAGAGAAGAAACACTAGATTACATAGAGAAGACACACTGGACTACATAGAGAAGACACACTGGACTACATAGAGAAGACACACTGGACTACATAGAGAAGACACTGGACTACATAGAGAAGACACACTGGACTACATATAGAAGACACACTGGACTACATAGAGAAGACACACTGGACTACATAGAGAAGACACTGGACTACTTAGAGAAGACACTGGACTACTTAGAGAAGACACTGGACTACTTAGAGAAGACACTGGACTACTTAGAGAAGACACTGGACTACATAGAGAAGACACTGGACTACTTAGAGAAGACACTGGACTACTTAGAGAAGACACTGGACTACATAGAGAAGACACTGGACTACATAGAGAAGACACACTAGACTACATAGAGAAGACACTAGACTACATAGAGAAGACACTGGACTACATAGAGAAGACACACTAGACTACATAGAGAAGACACTGGACTACTTAGAGAAGACACTGGACTACTTAGAGAAGACACTGGACTACATAGAGAAGACACTGGACTACATAGAGAAGACACACTGGACTACATAGAGAAGACACACTGGACTACATGTAGAAGATACTGGACTACTTAGAGAAGACACTGGACTACATAGAGAAGACACACTGGACTACATGTAGAAGATACTGGACTACTTAGAGAAGACACTGGACTACATAGAGAAGACACACTGGACTATATGTAGAAGATACTGGACTACTTAGAGAAGACACTGGACTACATAGAGAAGACACACTGGACTACATGTAGAAGATACTAGACTACTTAGAGAAGACACTGGACTACATAGAGAAGACACACTGGACTATATAGAGAAGACACAATGGACTACATAGAGAAGacgtgtgtgtttgcttgtgcgtgtgtctgtctatttgtgtgtctgtgcgtgtgtgtttgcttgtgccCTGTGCCCCTGCTCCAGTTTCTTATTGGGTAAagtaaggtagggttagggttaccccGGTCTGATAGACTAGCCATCATGATCCCAGATCATACAGACTGGTCTACTgggacatccctctctctcatacagactGGTCTACTGggacatccctctctcttcctctcgctgtctctccccctttccaactCTCAACCTCTAGGGACTCAGCAGAGGTAAGACTGGATGATacgcgcttgtgtgtgtgtatatgtgtctgtgaAGGCTTATGAAGTATTATCAAGTGTTACGAAGTATGCTGGTTTGGTGAATCCCAGATGCCATAGCTCATAGGTTGATTTGGTGAATGaatccacaaaacaccagtctcaacttcaacagtgaggtgactacctcatgaagctggttgagagaatgccaaaagtgtgcaaagctctcgtcaaggcaaagggtggctactttgaagaatctcaaatatattttgatttgtttaacacttttttggttactacatgattccatatgtgttatttcatagttttgatgtcttcactattattctacaatgtagaaaatagtaaaaaataaagaaatgcccttgaatgagtaggtggatGTTATAGATTATGTAGTGATTGTTATAGATTATGTAGTGAATGTTATAGGTTATGTAGTGAATGTTATAGGTTATGCAGTGGATGGTATAGGTTATGTAGTGAACTGTATAGGTTATGTAGTGAATGGTATGGGTTATGTAGTGAATGTTATAGGTTATGTAGTGAATGGTATATGTTATGTAGTGATTGTTATAGATTATGTAGTGAATGTTATAGGTTATGTAGTGAATGTTATAGGTTATGTAGTGGATGGTATAGGTTATGTGGTGAATGTTATAGGTTATGTAGTGAATGGTATGGGTTATGTAGTGGATGTTATAGGTTATGTAGTGAATGGTATATGTTATAGGTTATGTAGTGAATGGTATAGGTTATGTAGTGGATGGTATAGGTTATGTAGTGAATGTTAGAGGTTATGTAGTGATTGTTATAGGTTATGTAGTGATTTTTATAGATTATGTAGTGAATGTTATAGGTTATGTAGTGGATGGTATAGGTTATGTAGTGAATGGTATGGGTTATGTAGTGGATATTATAGGTTATGTAGTGAATGTTATAGGATATGTAGTGAATGGTATATGTTATAGGTTATGTAGGGAATGGTATGGGTTATGTAGTGGATGTTATAGGTTATGTAGTGAATGTTATAGGTTATGTAGTAAACtgtatatgttatgtagtgaATGGTATGGGTTATGTAGTGGATGTTATAGGTTATGTAGTGGATGTTATAGGTTATGTAGTGGATGTTATAGGTTATGTAGTGGATGTTATATGTAATAGGTTATGTAGTGGATGTTATAGGTTATGTAGTGGATGTGATATGTTATAGGTTATGTAGTGGATGTTATAGGTTATGTAGTGAATGGTATAGGTTATGTAGTGGATGGTATGGGTTATGTAGTGGATGTTATATGTAATAGGTTATGTAGTGGATGTTATAGGTTATGTAGTGGATGTGATATGTTATAGGTTATGTAGTGAATGGTATAGGTTATGTAGTGGATGTTATAGGTTATGTAGTGAATGGTATAGGTTATGTAGTGGATGTTATAGGTTATGTAGTGAATGTTATAGGTTATTTGGCCTGCACAATatgggcaacaacaacaaaaaacaggccTAGTTAATTTGTGAACTTTTGGAatcatggtaatataatgattATTCTTATTGtatagttagaatacagtgggcAGCACCTTGAATACGTTGTTCTTTTCCATGACCATGAATGAATAAGCCAGGGAGGAATTATTTACAgtgtaggaaccaaagtgttggtcagtaTTTCCAGGGGACCATAATTAGATGCTACATGTTTCTTACCtcctgcagctagctagctaacattttcaTGTTTCACCAATTCCTCTCTGATTTAGAAGATACcattgcacaaacaacatgcctAGGGAGCCTTCAGAGAGTACTCAAACCCTAAGACGTATTCCACATTTGTTGTTACAgccggaattcaaaatggatgaagtctGGTTTTTTCACAtcataccccataatggcaaagtgaaaacatgtttttagaatattttgccagtttaataaaaataaaatacagacaTGTAATTTACATACTGTAAATATTGCCACCCCtgggtcaatactttgtagaagcacctttggcagcgattacagctgtgaggctttctgggtaaatctctaagagcttttccacacctggattgtgcaacatttgcccattattcttttcaaaattcttcaagccctGTCAAGTTGCTTGTTGATCATCGCCAGACAACCATTTTCTGGTCTTCCCATAGATTTTCACGTAGATTAATGTCTAAACTGTAACTCGTcgactccagtgtagatttgaccttatgtttaaggttattgtcctgctgaaaggtgaatgaaTCTCCCAGTGAATTTTGGAAACAGActtaaccaggttttcctctaggattttacctgtgcttagctccattcagttaattttttatcctgaaaaactccccagtccttaactattgcaagcatacccataacatgatgcagccaccactatggaaagtggtactcaataatgtgttgtcacctcttcatccctttcttctctttctccctcaaccCCCTCTTTCTCATATCCACCCCTCATAagcctttctcctttctctctcatttctcctttatctctctaACTTCTCCCTCAACACCCTCTCTCTCATATCCACCCCTCATAAGccttctcctttatctctgtcacTTCTCCTTTATCTCTTCTTTCTCCcttatctctctcctttatctctctcctgTATCTACCTCCTTGCTCCTtaatctctctcctttctcctttctctctctcacttctcctttatctctctcctttatctctctcctttctcctttatctctctcacttctcctttatctctctcctttatctctctcacttctcctttatctctctccttaATCTCTCTCCTTGCTCCTtaatctctctcctttctcctttatctctctcctttctcctttatctctctcctttatctctctcacttctcatttatctctctcctttatctctctcactTATCATTTATCTCTCTCACTTCTCCCTGCTCCAATAATTTTTCTCTCTATAATTATCCTGTCTTCATTTCCCCCCAattatccctctctctcgctatctctttctctgtctatctatatatattccattcaattcaaggggttttattggcatgggaaacatatgtttacatcgccaaagcaagtgaagtagataataaacaaaagtgaaataaactattaaaatgaacagtaaacattacacacacagaagttccaaaataataaagacgttacaaatgtcataatatgtctatatacagtgttgtaacgatggcAAATAGTTAGAGTACACAAGGGAAGATATATATATaacgtgtttatgtgtgtgtgtgtgtgtgtgtgtgtgtgtgtgtgtgtgagtgtgtgtgtgtgtgtgtgtgtgtgtgtgtgtgtgtgtgtgtgtgtgtctgtgtctgtgtctgtgtgtgtgtgtgtctataataGGTATAGTATAGGAATACTGGAtactatgtctatgtctatataTAGGTGTAGTATATGTGACCCAGTGACCCtgtgctgcctcctctcctccctgttgtTCTAACCAGGTCATATGCATAGCAAGTGAACAGGAGGAGGTGTTTTGTCTGTGTGTCAGGCATCAGGGTGTCAGTGTCAAGCAGTTGAAAGCAGAGCCAGTCTAAAGCAACTGGTGCGGATAGCAGGACTGTCAGCAGCAAACATCGCTcactctctaaccctctctctcactctctctccaatacagtgtatatatttacagttgaagtcggaagtttacatacacttaggttggagtcattcaaaatATAGCTCTAAGcactagctgtcagagcagctcacagatcactgcacctgtacatagcccatctgtaaatagcccatccaactacctcatccccatactgtatttatttatttatcctttgcaccccagtatctctacttgcacattaatcttctgcacatctaacaCTCCAGTGtctaattgccatattgtaattacttcgccaccatggcctatttattgccttacctcccttatttacactcactgtacatagacttttctttttttctactgtattattgactgtatgtttgtttttactccatgtgtaactctgtgtcgttgtatctgtcgaactgctttgctttatcttgaccaggtcgcagttgtaaatgagaacttgttctcaacttgcctacctggttaaataaaggtgttctcaactagcctacctggttaaataaaggtgttctcaactagcctacctggttaaataaaggtgttctcaactagcctacctggttaaataaaggtgttctcaactagcctacctggttaaataaaggtgttctcaactagcctacctggttaaataaaggtgttctcaactagcctacctggttaaataaaggtgttctcaactagcctacctggttaaataaaggtgttctcaactggcctacctggttaaataaaggtgttctcaactagcctacctggttaaataaaggtgttctcaactagcctacctggttaaataaaggtgaaataaaacattaaaataaaatatatatactgtatgtttacattgccaaagcaggttAAATAACAATAATCACTGCATTTATTTTTCTCTCCTGGTCCCCCACTTCAGGTTTGAGAAGGAGAGGGTAGCAGAGGTGAGGAACCATCTGTTGCCTGCTGGAGAGCCTGTTACCCTGAAGACtgcctccatctgtctctctgggccTTAGAGCCTGAGGACAGCCTCTCTCTATGGGCCTTAGAGCCTGAGgacagcctctctctctgggccttaGAGTCTGAGGATAGCTTCTCTCTCTGGGCCTTAGAGTCTGaggtcagcctctctctctggccaTACAGCCAGGCCTGGGGCTGAAGTCTGCCACCCTCCCTGGATCTCCTCACCTGGATCTCCTCACCTGGATCTCCTCACCTGGATCTCCTCACCTGGATCTCCTCACCTGGATTTCCTGGGCCTCAGGCTAAGGGTCTTTGTTAGGGACCTGGTCTCTGGGACTGTGGGAACAGCAGCAGCTGCAGAAACCATGGAGGTGGCTATGGTGGACTTTGAGAGTCTGGACGACATCGACAGCAGCCTGGAAAATGAACTGGACTCAGATTACCCTGATGAGACCGCTGCCCTGGCGGTCGACATTCCCCCCGAACAATGCTCCTTCCCCGGCTCtcaccacctctcctcccccctgccCAACCACACCTCCCCCCCCCAGTCTCACCGCCCCTCCTCACACAACCCCCACATTTGGCACACCTCCCCATGCCCGTCCCCGTCCCCCAATAATTTGGGCGTGCCTCAGTCGCCCCTCATGCCAGCCCACAGCAGGAGGGGGCACCCTAGATGTGCCAGCATCATCACCAACTGGCAGAAGTTGCTTAAtagtgagacccagatgcagagcGAGACCATCTTCAGCCAGCTGGCTAAGGAGTGCTGTGAGGATCTGTTTGTGGACAAGACAGGTCTAGACGACGGAGGCCAAAAGGTCATCATCAACATCGCTGGGCTACGATTCGAGACGCAGCTCAAAACCCTCAACCAGTTCCCCGAGACCCTTCTGGGGGACCCTAGGAAGAGGGTGGACTACTTTGACCCCATGAGGAACCTGTATTTCTTCGACAGGAACCGGCCCAGCTTCGATGGCATCCTGTACTACTACCAGTCAGGAGGGAAGATCCGTCGTCCGGCCAACGTTCCACTGGATGTGTTTGCTGATGAGATCGTCTTCTATGAGCTGGGGAGCGACGCCATGGAGCAGTTCAGAGAGGACGAGGGCTTCATCAAGGAAGTGGAGATCCCTCTCCCGACCAATGAGATTTATCACCAGTTCTGGCTGCTGTTCGAGTACCCCGAGAGTTCCAACGCGGCACGCGGCATGGCGCTGGTCTCCGTGTTTGTCATCGTTATCTCCATCATCATCTTCTGCCTGGAGACGCTCCCGGAGTTCAGGGAAAACTCCCTGGACCCCGTCCTACCCACCACCGTCACGCATCTGATGCCTTTGGATGGGAGCCAATCGCTGGGTGGCCTCGGGACCTTGTTCCTGCCCTCGGCCAAGCCCAAAACCATCACCTCCACGTTCTCCGACCCGTTCTTCATCATCGAGACGGCCTGCATCGTCTGGTTCTTCTTCGAGCTGGCTGTGCGCTTCGTGGTTTGTCCCTCCAAGAGCGACTTCTTCCACAACCTCATGAACATCATCGACATTGTCTCCATCATCCCGTACTTCGTCACCTTGGTAACGGAGCTGGTCACCACCCCGGACCAGAACTCCAGCCAGGCAATGTCTCTGGCCATCCTTCGTATCATCCGCCTGGTCAGGGTGTTCAGGATCTTCAAGCTGTCCAGACACTCCAAGGGGCTCCAGATCCTGGGCCAGACCCTGAAGGCCAGCATGCGGGAGCTGGGCCTGCTCATCTTCTTCCTCTTCATCGGAGTCATCCTCTTCTCCAGCGCCATCTACTTCGCCGAGGTGGACGAGCCCAGCACGCAGTTCGTCAGCATCCCCGACGGGTTCTGGTGGGCTGTGGTCACCATGACCACAGTGGGCTACGGCGACATGTGCCCGATCACCATGGGGGGAAAGATGGTGGGGACACTCTGCGCCATCGCTGGCGTGCTGACCATCGCCCTGCCCGTCCCCGTCATCGTGTCCAACTTCAACTACTTCTACCACCGGGAGACGGAGCAAGAGGACAAGCAGCCGATGGCAGACACAGCAGAGCTGGCCATGAAGGCCTCAGGAGACAGTAAACATGGGAGTAGCACCTCTCTGAACAAGACCAACGGGACCTGGCAGAGAAACTAGCTCACTGGCCTCTGAGACATGGAGACTGACAGtggaagagacagactgggacagagacattatGGAGACTGACTGATCTTTCTACAGAGATACATAGACTGGTATTGTCTATTCTAACACTGTAGAAGAGACAAtgtgggacagacagacacagacagacttaCCTGTCCACCTATCCACTGTGAGGACAGACAGAGTGACCTGTCCATTATAGAAGATAGCGACTGAGACAGAGAAAGACTCTCCTGTCCTCGGGGAGAAAGACATAAAATCCCCCCCTGTGGGAAGACACGGTGATATCTGCCCTTTACTGTTAGATAAAGACAGTCgtgaaacatttttttaaagtgagAAAAAGTGTTCGGTTTGCTAGGAGATCAGTAAGCATGGAGTCCTGTGTAGCTTTTCATCACGATGATTCTTCGAGTGACTGTTAACAACTTAATTCCCATAGTAACAGTGTTGTACTACTAATGTAtcaaatacatttgttttatcACTATCAAACATCTCGTATCCCACACGAAAACATTCAGATCAATTTAACTAATATCATAACTATCATATGGGAGATagtggacacacatacacacacacacacacacacacacacacacaccttacacattatacacacacaccttacacattatacacacacacacacacacacaccttacacattatacacacacacacacacacaccttacacattatacacacacacacacacacacacaccttacacattatacacacacacacacacacacacacacacacacacacacacacacacacacacacatacacacacacacacacacacacacacacacacacacacacacacacacacacacacacacacacacacacacacacacacacacacacacacacacacacacacacacacacacacacacacacacacacacacacacacacacacacacacacacacacacacacacacacacacactggattgtgtttgtttaaatgtatttgttgaTACGTTTATTTGTGTATTTTGATAATTATATGAATGTGGAATCTATTACTATAGAACATTAATAAATTCACATTATCAGATtacattctctatatagtgcattactaccaggggagtaatggattacattctctatatagtgcattactaccaggggagtaatggattacattctctatatagtgcattactaccaggggagtaatggattacattctctatatagtgcattactaccaggggagtaatggattacattctctatatagtgcattactaccaggggagtaatggattacattctctatatagtgcattactaccaggggagtaatggattacattctctatatagtgcattactaccaggggagtaatggattacattctctatatagtgcattactaccaggggagtaatggattacattctctatatagtgcattactaccaggggagtaatggattacattctctatatagtgcattactaccaggggagtaatggattacattctctatatagtgcattactaccaggggagtaatggattacattctctatatagtgcattactaccaggggagtaatggattacattctctatatagtgcattactaccaggggagtaatggattacattctctatatagtgcattactaccaggggagtaatggattacattctctatatagtgcattactaccaggggagtaatggattacattctctatatagtgcattactaccaggggagtaatggattacattctctatatagtgcattactaccaggggagtaatggattacattctctatatagtgcattactaccaggggagtaatggattacattctctatatagtgcattactaccaggggagtaatggattacattctctatatagtgcattactaccaggggagtaatggattacattctctatatagtgcattactaccaggggagtaatggattacattctctatatagtgcattactaccaggggagtaatggattacattctctatatagtgcattactaccaggggagtaatggattacattctctatatagtgcattactaccaggggagtaatggattacattctctatatagtgcattactaccaggggagtaatggattacattctctatatagtgcattactaccaggggagtaatggattacattctctatatagtgcattactaccAGGGGAGTAGGAGATTACAttcagaaagtaacctacccaaccctgactcccaaatggcactctattccctatatagtagttgaataaacgcttggaggtaaggatggcAGCAGTGGTTTAGTCTACGGCGACACGGACATCCCTTATTATTGACATCTACatgtggagcagtggtctaaggcactgcatctcagtgtcattatagtacctggttcgaatcccggTAGTATCAcgtccggccgtgattgggagtcccatagggcggctcacaattagCCCAATGTCCGTGTTTGGCCatcatagtaaataagaatttgttctgaactgacttgcctagaaacAAAAATATTTAAATTATATGTAGTCTGCCTGAACACCAGTCCTGGTATTGAGATCAAAACATAGAAGCCTCCCcccattctgtctctgtctctctcatcggGGCAGCAGTATGGAACTTCCCccttcagtctgtctctctcatcgGGGCAGCAGTATGGAACTTCCCccttcagtctgtctctctcgtcgGGGCAGCAGTATGGAACTTTCCcccttcagtctctgtctctcttgtcggGGCAGCAGTATGGAAATcttccccttctgtctctctcgtcgTGGGGCAGCAGTatggaactttccaccttctgtctctctctctcgtcggggCAGCAGTATGGAACtttccccttctgtctctctctctctctctcatcgggGCAGCAGTATGGAAATCTTCcccttcagtctctgtctctctcgtcggGGCAGCAGTATGGAACtttccccttctgtctctctcatcgGGGCAGCAGTATGGAACtttccccttctgtctctctcgtcgGGGCAGCAGTATGGAACtttccccttctgtctctctctctcgtcggggCAGCAGTATGGAACTttccccttctgtctctgtctctctcgtcggGGCAGCAGTATGGAAATCTTCcccttcagtctctgtctctctcgtcggGGCAGCAGTATGGAAATCTTCcccttcagtctctgtctctctcgtcggGGCAGCAGTATGGAACTttccccttctgtctctgtctctctcatcggGGCAGCAGTATGGAAATCTTCcccttcagtctctgtctctctcgtcggGGCAGCAGTATGGaactttctccttctgtctctgtctctctcgtcagGGCAGCAGTATGGAACtttccccttctgtctctctctctcgtcggggCAGCAGTATGGAACtttccccttctgtctctctctctcgtcggggCAGCAGTATGGAACTTTcccttcagtctctgtctctctcgtcggGGCAGCAGTATGGAACtttccccttctgtctctctctctcttgtcaggGCAGCAGTATGGAACTTTCCcccttcagtctctgtctctctctcgtcgggGCAGCAGTATGGAACtttccccttctgtctctctctctcttgtcaggGCAGCAGTATGGAACTTTCgccttcagtctctgtctctctcgtcggGGCAGCAGTATGGAACTtccccccttctgtctctctcactcgtcGGGGCAGCAGTATGGAACTTTCCcccttcagtctctgtctctcttgtcggGGCAGCAGTATGGAACTCTCCcccttcagtctctgtctctcttgtcggGGCAGCAGTATGGAACTTTCCcccttcagtctctgtctctctctcatcggGGCAGCAGTATGGAACTTTCCcccttcagtctctgtctgtctcttgtcgGGGCAGCAGTATGGAACTCTCCcccttcagtctctgtctctcttgtcggGGCAGCAGTATGGAACTTTCCcccttcagtctctgtctctctctcatcggGGCAGCAGTATGGAACTTTCCcccttcagtctctgtctgtctcttgtcgGGGCAGCAGTATGGAACTTTCCcccttcagtctctgtctctcttgtcggGGCAGCAGTATGGAACtttccccttctgtctctctcgtcgGGGCAGCAGTATGGAACTCTCCcccttcagtctctgtctctcttgtcggGGCAGCAGTATGGAACTTTCCCCCTtcagtctctgtgtctctctcatcgGGGCAGCAGTATGGAACTTTCCcccttcagtctctgtctctcttgtcggGGCAGCAGTATGGAACTTTCCcccttcagtctctgtctctcttgtcggGGCAGCAGTATGGAACtttccccttctgtctctctcgtcgGGGCAGCAGTATGGAACTTTCcccttcagtctctgtctctctctctcgtcggggCAGCAGTATGGAACTttccccttctgtctctgtctctctctcgtcgggGCAGCAGTATGGAACTttccccttctgtctctgtctctctctcgtcgggGCAAGAGTATGGAACTTTACCCCTTcagtctttgtctctctttcgTCGGGGCAGCAGTATGGAACTTTCCGTCATGGTGTCTCGTTAACGGTCCTCATGCATCTTTAACAGTTTGACAGGAATCCCCCAAAGCCCATGACTGTAGTGACACACAGactcactcactaacacacacacacacacacacacacacacacacacacacacacacacacactcacagactcacacacacagactcacagactcactcactaacacacacatacacagactcactcactaacacacacacacacacacacactcacaaacacacacatacacagactcacacacacacacacaaacagacttactcactaacacacacacacacacacacacacacacacacacacacacacacacacacacacagactcacacacacacacacaaacagacttactcactaacacacacacacacacacacacacacacacacacacacacacacacacacacacacacacacacacacacacacacacacacacacacacacacagcttgtctgtatatacactgctcagaaaataaagggaacactaaaataacacatcctagatctgaatgaatgaaatattcttattaaatacttgtttctttacatagttgaatgtgctgacaacaaaatcacacaacaattatcaatggaaatcaaatgtatcaacccatggaggtct of the Oncorhynchus kisutch isolate 150728-3 linkage group LG17, Okis_V2, whole genome shotgun sequence genome contains:
- the kcna10a gene encoding potassium voltage-gated channel subfamily A member 10; this translates as MEVAMVDFESLDDIDSSLASPNNLGVPQSPLMPAHSRRGHPRCASIITNWQKLLNSETQMQSETIFSQLAKECCEDLFVDKTGLDDGGQKVIINIAGLRFETQLKTLNQFPETLLGDPRKRVDYFDPMRNLYFFDRNRPSFDGILYYYQSGGKIRRPANVPLDVFADEIVFYELGSDAMEQFREDEGFIKEVEIPLPTNEIYHQFWLLFEYPESSNAARGMALVSVFVIVISIIIFCLETLPEFRENSLDPVLPTTVTHLMPLDGSQSLGGLGTLFLPSAKPKTITSTFSDPFFIIETACIVWFFFELAVRFVVCPSKSDFFHNLMNIIDIVSIIPYFVTLVTELVTTPDQNSSQAMSLAILRIIRLVRVFRIFKLSRHSKGLQILGQTLKASMRELGLLIFFLFIGVILFSSAIYFAEVDEPSTQFVSIPDGFWWAVVTMTTVGYGDMCPITMGGKMVGTLCAIAGVLTIALPVPVIVSNFNYFYHRETEQEDKQPMADTAELAMKASGDSKHGSSTSLNKTNGTWQRN